In the Nothobranchius furzeri strain GRZ-AD chromosome 1, NfurGRZ-RIMD1, whole genome shotgun sequence genome, aaaaaaaaaaaaaaagagacagagACATCAGAATGGAGTGGTTTCTGTGAACTGCTGCTCCCGAATAACAGTAGATGGGACACAGCGCTCCACTAGCCGTCTCGCATCCCCCCGCCACCTTGTGGAGAACCTCGGTATTGCACCCCACACTTTCCTATTCTTATTTTATTACTTTTACTAAATTACACCACTAAATACTTTAACAAAATTATGTGACCACACTTTGTGGGCGTCACACAGACACAGgctgcttttaataccaagttttaatatcaaagctgtgataaattgtcatttttacattgtcatctttaaattgttagtaataaattcttaacttttaaacctgactcttctttaaaatgaaacacagaatggtgtatatttggttattgaataagcaaggattccattaagtcttctgtttaataaataaacttttgctattaattaaattattaaattaaatattaatctttggattaaatatagaccaagacagttggtgtatgaacttctatcgaatgtataaatatcctggatatttatacatgatacaagcttcatatgctaatttgttgatctttctcaggatctaacgaaGCTGAaagcaaacagcgttaaatcctagtatgtagattgtcAACGCTACATAAAAAAGTTTTGTTTTGTGAAGCTATGTAATAAGACTTAAGTCACAAGTGACTTTTTTCTCTGCTTTTGTATTTAATTTTGATCATATGATTGGTATACATTTTATATGGTATTATTCAAGGtatattttattgtgttggttcccATAAGAATTAATGCAATTTACTTAAATTTATAATTATGGTATAAATTatctaaatgtgtaaaaaaagtaATGTTTTGCTGTCTTTGCTATTCAAAATAAAGACTAAAGTTTCTTTGAGAAATTTGATTTTGACATAAATCAGTAGTTCTCCAACGTCACCGCTAGATGGAGACAAACGCCGAAATGTTCCGAAAATCAATTCTGACGAAATAATCCGCATAATGACGACCAGCCAATTCAGGATAATCAAATATCAGTTGTTCAGTTGAATTTTTGATATCATTAGATTTGGACATAGAAACCAATctcttgtgttttatttacttgttTCTATTTTATCAACCCTTTTTAAGATCGTATTTGCTTTTTTGATAATGTGCTAGTTTCGCTTGGCTTGTCGCGGTTTTCAGACATACATTTGCATGtaagaacattttatttactgGAAAAATAATTTCGCAGTAATGTTGGGAGCTCCGACGGATGTAGTACCCAGCTCGTCCTTGAAAATAAAAGCAcgatataatttttttaaattaaattaaaaacccTTCCTCGTCTTAGCTTATGGCCAGTAGTTTACAATACCATGTAGAACATTTCAACGCTAACATGGGTTTTCAGGATCAGTTTTGTCGATATAACATGTTGCATTCTGTTTTGCTGACTTATATTTTGGTGGGAAACTTCCGGTAGCTTAAGGTCGTGACTCGTGGCTGTGGGAACTTTAGCGCGTGCTGACGTTAGTGCAGGGGAAATTAGCTGGCTGCAGCCTGTTGGGGACAGCTCTCACTCACAGACTCCAGGCGCTCTGGTTGCAGTAAGTAGACCTGTTCCGTTATCGTTCACAGTTCCACCGGGAGGACGCGGGGTGTCTCGGGTCTGGCTGGCGGACAGAAGCCGGGCGGTTCGGCTCCTCCGGGCTGGAGAATCCTGCTGATACTAGTTGAATCTGGAGGCGCTCGCAGCTGGAACCGACAGTACAGATGTCGCGCCTTATTAGCTCACCAACATCATTCGCTTTGTACGGATTTGAAACGCTTTCCTCTTTTATACGTTGGAACCTCTGTAGGTCCAGATTTGACTGGTCCACGTCGGGTTGGACAATGAAGCGATGATATCAGAGCTCCTCATGTTCTCCCTGCGTTCAGAGAGACAGCTGTGATGTGCAGCTTCTCCAGCCAGTCTCATTGGATATTCGGGTTAAAACGTCTCTAAACACGCGTTTGgataatgtgttttatttgtaaaatGTTATCGTAAATAACAGTTTAATTTATGGCCACACAAGCTGCTCTTTGATTGGCTGAGAGTGAAGGCAAAGCAGCAGATCAAAGGCCGAAGCTGTCCAAAGTTCAAACATCTCATCTCACAGTTTTTTATTATTAGCTTCATGTTAATATTAAAACGGACTTTAAGACCAATGACGTATCATTCATGTCCTCTCATGAGAAACCTATTGAGCTTaatttaatttaaagaagcagcatGACTTCAATGAAGCCACATGAGAGATTCTGAATGTCATTCATAGACCGTTCCTTTGCAGTATTCATGTTCCTATAGCTGATCTAAAAACAAGATCTGACGTCCATGTTCAGAAGGATGTTGATAGAAATAACACTAATATTTATTTATAGAGGGTAGATGTCTTCAATGCTTTCCACACAGTTTTTCAGACACAGTTTGAGATGTGAGTGTGGCAACTCTTTTGCCATGTCAGGCCATCGCCATAGCAACATAACGCTGAATggctaaagaaagaagcagtgtcCTCCTTTCTTGCTTTGTCTATACTGGATTTCTTCTCTTTAAAGTTTGCTTTGTTGTGTCTTTAAAATGTTCCTTCCACGTGTTCTAGCACACTCACACGTTGCACCTTTCCTCCCCAGACAAACATGGTGGCAGAGCTTTCAACTTCCATAAACATCAAGGAGCCTCGATGGGATCAGAGCACATTTGTGGGTCGAGCCAAACACTTCTTCACTGTCACAGATCCCAGGAACGTCCTGCTGACCAACGAGCAGCTCGCACATGCTCACAAAGTCATCACAGACTACAGGTAAGACATCCGTCCATGACAGGGCAGGATTCAAACAGCAGGAGAGCTCTGCTTATTACACGTGTTTCCTGCTCTGCAGGAAAGGAATCGTCTCCCCAGGTCTGACGGAAGATGAGCTGTGGAGAGCCAAATACGTTTTTGACTCCGCGTTTCATCCCGACACCGGAGAGAAGATGATCCTAATTGGACGCATGTCGGCACAAGTTCCCATGAACATGACGATCACTGGATGCATGATGACGTTTTACAAGTATGCTCTGACCTCCGCGGTGCTTCAGATTTAGGGTTCTCCGGCTCTTTTTATAGTTTTTGAGGAATGTTCCTGATAGTTTCTGTCTGTTGCAGGACGACTCCAGCTGTGTTGTTCTGGCAGTGGATCAACCAGTCTTTCAACGCAATAGTCAACTACACCAACAGGAGTGGCGATGCACCCATCACAGTGAGGTGGGTGATGGACTCTGGACCTCTGGCTCTATTAACCCTTTAATCCTGCAGGCCCAGTGTGTCTGATTTGTTGGGGGACTTCTTTGTTTGCAGTCAGCTTGGCACAGCTTATGTGTCTGCCACCACGGGGGCAGTTGTCACCGCTCTAGGACTAAACGCACTAACAAAGGTACATCTAATGGCATCCTGCAGCTCTTTTTAACGACTGCTGACAAACTGGTTAGGGTTAGTAATTGGCATGTTTTCTGGCTTGCTGTTAAAATAAATAACCTTCAGACTTCTGCTGATTAaaaaagttatttttattttagaggTGAATAAACTGAATTGTTTCTTCCTGTTGTAGCACGTTTCCCCTCTGATTGGACGGTTTGTTCCGtttgctgctgttgctgctgctaatTGTATCAACATCCCACTGATGAGACAAAggtatgaaaacacacacacacacacaataccttTGACTCTGTGCCTAATTCgcaatgatgatgaagataagaAAGATTTTAAGCTCCGGTAATTCTAAATATTTTCAATTTATAGCAAAATACCCTGATTTAAAGTTTTTAAATGTGCATTCTGTTGTGAAAACGAATAAACgttcagaaataaataaaaaagaaaacaaagaaaacagataATATAAATAGCTATTTACTAAACCAAAAACTCTGACCTTGTGTCCTTTTTATTGAAATCCAACTAAAAGATTAGTATTTCATTAGCATTTAGCCTTTTTTATTCAAATTTGATCTAAACTGTCTGCTGTAGCATCATTTATTGAACCAAGCAACCTGAAACATCATACTCCCTCCACTCTGTTTCACAGAAACTCAGTGTTTTCTTCCTGAAACCTGTTTCATACAAATGTGTAACACAGACCAGCCATTGGTCACTGTTCCAAAGGTGATACGCTGCATCAGAATATATGTCATTTATGCCTAAAGCCTGATttgtgcttctccgtctgcgtctgtgcggagacacgcaacgccattatccgtccttgcgtagggctccggcaggcacgcaagtacgtacggagtcgagcccacttttttaaacatccgtcgaacgagacggattacgcaagcttgtgattggtcaggacgccgctgttgtttacagtgccgccattgcaaagagagccgaggataactagcggcagacacggagaagcttgaagaatacctcgcaaaaaaactctaaaaatatgaacgtttaattctcccgtgactggaggagtgaaaagatgcgcagcaagtgttttatttgtggacggaaatgacaggaaacgtgggtttagaggtggggagcgcatgaagcggtgggagaatgagagacaaatatgtccgtgttaaaagtctcttatatacacaaaaaacacaatataaacacacgatcttggaccgatacatgacaggataccacagaacagcgctacgccctctgtggtcctgctgggcaattgctttgcgactctctccaggagacggagaagtatgagagcaaaacgcttccgtcaatccgtgcgtgtctgtcccttgcggagctgacggagaagcataaaccaggcttaacacaCAGTGCCATTCATTCCAGATGGTTTTCtagagcagtgtttcccaaccctggtcctcagggaccactgtcctacaagttttccatgtctctgcttcagcacacctgatttacattggctcctcaggaggacatcaactgCTGCAGTTAccggttaatcactcattcaagtcaggtgtgtggcagcagagacacactggtgtttgaaagggcaacatggaaaacatgcaggacggtGGTCCCTGATCCAAAACACATGcagattggttgggtgaactcccaaccaatcctccaggacccccctgtggttatagagctggcccagtgttccacgacaaggacaaaaaccacattgttcctcctgagttTGAGGTTCAACGATccgttggaccctcctctccagaacccctgaatagaccttaacagggaggctcaggagtgggaTCTCCCTGTAGATGGAACACATCCTGCGGCCCTCCTTTTCAAATTGGGGAACCACCACCATATTTGTCAATCCAGTGAAACTGCTcccgatgtccacacgatattgcagagctgtgtcagccaacacaaccctacgacatccagagctttaaggaactctgggcagatctcatccaccccaaagccttgccaccaaggagcgttttgaccacctcagtgacctcagccccagagacAGGAGAGTCCAACAGAAAGTCCCCAAACCCTGCTTCCTCAATAGAAGACGTGCTGGTGGgaatgaggaggtcttcgaagtactccTTCCACCGATCCATAAAGTGCCGTGTCGAGGTCAGCAGCATGTCATCCcctctataaacagtgttggtagcgcactgctttccactCCTGAGGCACcgaatggtggaccagaatctcctcgtagctgtatggaagtcttgctccatggtctcaccaaactcctcccatgcccggattTTTGCCTTTTTGACCACCCATGCCACATTTTGCTTGGCCTGCTTGTGCCCATCAGCTGCCTTTGGAGTTCTACAGGACAAAGACCCGAtaggactctttttttttttttcagcttgATGGCATCCCTAACTGTTGGTTTCCACCAGCGGATTtggggattgccaccacgacaaGCACCGATGACCCTGCGGCTACAGCTCTGGTCGATCGTCTCTACAACAGAATCACAGAACAGGGCCTacttggactcaatgtcccccgtctTCCTCAGaacgttttggaagttctgtcggaggtgggaattaaaACTTCTTCTGatgggagactctgccagacgttcccagcagaccctcacaatacgtttgggcctgctagGTCTGACCAGCCTCCTCCCCCACCATTGAAGCCAACTCGCCAcccggtagtggtcagttgacagctccgctcctctcttcacctgagtgtccaagacatgcggctgcagaTTAAAGGGGACatcttatgcaaaactcaccttttgcattgtTTGTACTGCTatctgggtctctactgcctccataAACTCTCCAAacttgaaaaaaataaatcagtTATTTTCAATGTTtggtttaggaattatgtgcctaaaataagcagtttcaaaaagtccccgtttgtgatgtcacaatcaggTAAACTAGAATAAATCCACTTCTCGCACATAAAAGAGAGCTACTGCTGGAAGAGAAGAGGCTCTGCTACAAGTGGATATTGGATTTTCTaatgcttatagcagcctgagtgggggatgggtgagcGTGGCTGAtagcagcttgttttcttaaagtaacagagccctgaaacggctcattctggaaggtactgaaacagtTAGGAGTAAAACTCCTtagattgctttatgtgagagggatctaTAGCAAAAAACCTCATTAACGTGTTTGTGTCGACCATATAACTGTTATAACTTAGGAAGTTATGTATcctttaaaacaatttttttcttcTGGTGGTCAGAGAGCTTCAACATGGCATCCCTGTCACAGATGAGAATGACAACAGGCTAGGAGAGTCGACGAAAGCTGCACAGCAGGCCATCTCTCAGGTCGTTGTCTCCAGGATCCTCATGGCCTCTCCAGGAATGGGTACTGAATACAGAAAATAACCAGCTTTGTGTTTTTTAGTTGTTTGACTTGCATTCATAAAATGAAATTTAAAATTTTCCAGCTATCCCTCCATTTTTAATGAATCATCTGGAAAAGAAGGCTTTTCTGAAGGTGGGTGTGTTTCTAAATCAGCTAACTCCTTCATGACTCCATGATGGGTTTGAAACTCACTGTGGGAAGCAGAATGTTAGACTAGGGAGCAGCACTGAGACCGGTCTGGTCCGGGAGTTCACCGCTGCCTTTGTGTGCCTCATTCCCTTTTCTGCCTGTCCTTTCCAGCGCTTCCCATGGATGAGTGCACCTATTCAAGTCAGCCTGGTGGGATTCTGGTGAGTGGTCCGAGATGGTCCACCTGATAAGCCTTCGTCAGCGAGTCCTCTTAGAGTTCAGCCTGGATTCTCACAACTGATATTTTATTTCACAAATGATCGATGGTGTCTTGATCTTTGATGTGTTTCTGCTCTGTAGCCTGGTGTTTGCCACTCCTCTGTGCTGTGCATTGTTCCCTCAGAAAAGGTGAGTCAGATTTCTAAACCGGATCTAGCGGTTGTAATCAGAACCCAGTACTGACCCGTTAACCGGTCCCGTTCTTTTCCTCTCCACCTGATCCAGCTCCATGTCAGTCAGCCGCTTGGAGCCGGAGCTGCAGGAGAAAATCCGGGCGAGCCACCCGGGTGTGGAGAGAGTCTTTTTCAACAAAGGGCTATGAACGTTCAGCCCCCCTTCCATCTTTAACACTGCCATGACCTATCTGCCGGCTCGGCCCTCACCTCCCTGCCTGCTCTCATTCAGTGTGCCAAAGTTAAGTTTGTGTTTCATTCCCACCATTCAGACACACACCAGAGGTTAAAACTGGTTCAGATGTTTAGTTTGTATTGGAACTTGAGAGAAAATTTTGTCCGACCTGATTGGTTGAAAAGTTCCTCACAACGGCTGTATCACGGCCTTTGTCGGACTGTAACTTGATCATATTTTGCCATTAATCCATTTTCACATCTTCCTACAGACAGTTTTATCCTTCAAACTAAGAATATGTCACTGTTCAATGACTCAGCACTTCTAACACTCAGACGTTTTTAATTGTTTCAAATAATAATTTAACTAGACAGGAGTTAATTTTGCCAAACAAGTTTCTCTAAAAAAGCCTGCTGACATCAAATCAGAAGAAACACATCTCAAGGGAGGGACCTGCGCTGTAAACGTGGTGGTGGCTGCCACCGATGGGCCAACATCGTGCTATTCTTAACAATAGTATTATTTATTCTGCATGGCAGACACGCACGAACAAACCACTCCTCGTGAGCATCGTGGGTTTAACCTCGGGCTCTCCTGAAGACTACCCAGTTTTTA is a window encoding:
- the LOC107375232 gene encoding sideroflexin-1, whose translation is MVAELSTSINIKEPRWDQSTFVGRAKHFFTVTDPRNVLLTNEQLAHAHKVITDYRKGIVSPGLTEDELWRAKYVFDSAFHPDTGEKMILIGRMSAQVPMNMTITGCMMTFYKTTPAVLFWQWINQSFNAIVNYTNRSGDAPITVSQLGTAYVSATTGAVVTALGLNALTKHVSPLIGRFVPFAAVAAANCINIPLMRQRELQHGIPVTDENDNRLGESTKAAQQAISQVVVSRILMASPGMAIPPFLMNHLEKKAFLKRFPWMSAPIQVSLVGFCLVFATPLCCALFPQKSSMSVSRLEPELQEKIRASHPGVERVFFNKGL